The region tgtgtatttttatatgtatCCTTTCAAAAAATGTAGAAGTCATGCCTCACTCACAAAGGCATACAAAAACTGGTCAAGAGCCCAATTTGACCCCTGCATAGTTTTTTATATGGACCAAAGTAAGTTTTTTCTTACATTACACAGAGAGAATGCATTTTCGTATTTATGATTGAGAGTAAGAGATTTCTCAGACAAGACCAAAAAGTTATCATTATAAAGGAAAAGGTAGCTCCACTTGCCTACAGCAAAATTACCACTTCCTGATGACAAGAGAATCATAAACAAGGTTAGAAAATAAGAACCgtttcccacagcagctccccGATTGACGGCAGCCACACCCACCCTCGCACTGAGCACGACTCAGGTGCATTAAACAGAAAAATGTTTAACACAATGAAATGTATTGGTGTTCTGATTAGAAGGTAAGATACACTTAAAAGTCAAAAACCCAGAGGAAACAGAAACCTGGAAAGGTAAGCGAGCTTTGTCAATCTGAGGGCGCTTGAGGTGAGTTTGGTCCTTCATTGGCTTGGTCTGCTGGGGTGAAGGGTGCAGGATTGAAACCCAGACTCTATCCCAGGTGAGAGCCCACTCCTACACAAGGCAGAAACCTCAGAGGGTCATACCCTCAACATGTGGGCGAATCAGAAATAACACACCCGACCCCCACCACCTGCTCTGGGGACATAAAAACCCCAACCTTCTCACAGAACAGAGGGGGCAAAAGTCTCTCCCGTTGATTTCATAACAAGAAGACAGTCTTCTCACGGGTTTGCAATTTGCATCCACTGCCCAGTGGCATGAAGGAACCTAAAACcaagatttttctttaaagtaagtGACCAGAGGCACCCGGCAGAGGTGAAGCGTGTCACCACTGAAGACACCCACCTCCAAGCCAAGTCTCAAAGTTCCAAAAATCTCAGCTCACCGCCAAAACTCTGAGAACAAACCAGGAAACCAGGTGCCATTAGCATGAGCTAGCACAGGAAACAGTCAGATAGGCTGAGACGTCCTATGTGGGCGCTGTCAGGCACAAACTAGCAAAAAACTAGTGTTTTTTGAAAAGATTGAAAATACGAGTAAAGACGAAAAGAATGGCCACACTGAGTGTTGGTAAGGATGGGGAGAAGCTGGCACTCCCCACACTGCTGGTAGGAACGAAAACGATGCAATCAccttggaaaatagtttggcagctTCTTAAATAATCAATTATGCATCTACCATATGTTCCATCCATTCTACTTTTAGGTATGTACCCAAGGGAACTGGGAGCATAACCCACACAAAGATATCTAGAAGAATAGTCATTCTATTTTAACAGCCCCAAACTGAAACAAACCAAAtgtctaccaacaagtgaatatATAACTAAATTCTGACATATCTAccctatctatttatataaaaaccctgggtgtaacaccCATCACGACCgaggctcaaccaactggaaggaagtcagtcctgcaggggttgacttggcaatggctgcaccctccccgagctgtttccccatgagggcgaggtttgaggcaggaaccagccctcggagcatggaggcatatctttataaagttttaatacattgtaTTAGAGGTTGTGGTAGTACTGTTTTACCAACaacgtctacaggaattgctgcaaatttatttCTCgatggaagaacctttcattctcaatataaattaccaattccattaaatgaaacttcaatttctagactcaatataaacagtgaagttgctaaaactattaaaaaggcccaacttctcattattgatgaatgaaccatggcatccagtcatgctataaacgccatagacagattactaagagaaactgtgaatttgaatgttgtatttggtgggaaagttccccttcttggaggggatttttgacaatgtctcagtattgtactgcatgctatgcgatcggccatagtacaaacaagtttaaagtactgtaatgtttggggatgtttcagaaagaagttgtctcttaaaacaaatatgagatcagaggattctgcttatagtgaatggttagtaaaacttggagatggcaaacttgatagcagttttcatttaggaatggatattattgaaatcccctgtgaaatgatttgtaacagatctattattgaagctacctttggaaatagtattatctatagataatattaaaaatatatctaaacatgcaattctttgtccagaaaatgagcacgttcaaaaattaaatgaaaaaattttggatatacttgatggagattttcacacatatttgagtgatgattccattgattccacagatgatactaaaaagaaaaattttgccattgaatttcttaatagcatTACTTCTTCGGGAATGCCatctcataaattaaaattgaaagtgggtgcaatcatcatgctattgagaaatcttaatagtaaatggggtctttgtaatggtaccagatttattatcaaaagatcaCGACCTAACATTCtagaagctgaagtattaacaggatctgcagagggagaggttgttctgattccaagaatttatttgtccccatctgacactggcctcccatttacattgattcaacgacagtttcccgtgatgccagcatttgtgatgactattaataaatcacaaggacaaactctagacagagtaggaatatttctacctgaacctgtttttgcacatggttagttatatgttgctttctctcgggTTTGAAGATCacgtgatgttaaagttaaagttctaaatacttcaacacgagggaaattagtcaagcactctgaaagtgttttcactcttaatatgGTAGacaggagatattagaataagtttaatcactttatcagtcattgtttgcatcactgttgtttttatatcatgtttttgttgcttttatatcatgtttttattgttttcatatcatgtttttgttgtttttatatcatgcctctattgtttttatatccttttgttactgtttattaataaatttatatattattttcatatacattgtactaatttcctttcatctctcacacttctattatagagaaacggcaaatagcaatattaaaatatttcctctaattaattcccttttaatgtgcatgaattttgtgcactgggccactaatttagcaataaaaggaatgaattatTCATACacacaacaacatgaatggacctgaaAAGCCagtaccccctcccccaagaaacAGAGCACATATTGTACGACTTTATTTCTATAAGATTCTAGAAGTGAACTAAGCTATAGTGACAGCGGGCACATCAGTGGTTACCTGGGGATGGGCGGGTGTCAGGTGGGCCAGTGGCAGGAATCACAAAGGGACACGTGGAAACTTTGGGGATATGGGCACATTCATTATCCTGATGGTGTTATTGGTTTCACAGGTGCGCACACATGTCAAAACTTattaaattgcatattttaattatGCATAATATTGAAATTCAATATATTTCAgcagaaattttcaaaaataagtcAGTGGattaagaaaattagtaaaattttaaTGATAGATCTGAACAAAGAATGGAGATGATAGCACAGAGAGACAAAGTTATTGAAAATAGAGGTTAAGAGGCATGGAAGCCctagtcggtgtggctcagtggatagagcattggcctgtggacccaagggtcctgAGCTCGGTTCTGATCAAAGGCacagaccttggttgcaggctcctccccagcctggaccctggtcagggcaggtacaggaggcaaccaattgatgtgtttctgtcatattgatatttctctctgccttgacctctctcttccactctctaaaaatcaatggaacgatatccttgggtgaggatttaaaaaaaaaaaaaaaaaagaggcgtGGAAGACTGAAGACACCTACGATACATTATTTTAGAGAtccagaaagaaaggagagagaatggggCAAGGGCAGTGTTTGAGCAATGAGACCTGAGAATTTTCTAGGTAGACATCAATCCATAAATCATAAAAGCCCAATGGATTCCTAatggaataaataaaagtaacacATACTtctctacatcaaaataaaagtgtGGCACACCAAAGATTAAAAGGAGATCTGAAATGAAGCCAGAGATGGAAGACCTTCAGAGGACAGAGCTGACTGCCCTACCACACGGCACAGCCTTAGGATAGCTTTGCATGCTAAAGACAAGGCCAACCTAGGACGGCATACCCAGCAGAAATATTTCTCAAGAATTAGGATGTTTTGgaaataaacaatgaaataaatgtaCTTTCAGGCTGATAAAGTAAATGTGGTTTTTATCCTCTCAAGGGAATTCTTAAAAACATGCCTTAGACAGAAGAATGCAACCCCAGAAGGAAGGTCTGCTACGTGAAAAGAATGAAGACGCAGGACATCTGCAGTGAGGtggaaaaatacaaatgaatgagCTCAAACAGACAAATAACAGACTTGGAAAAAATACCtgcaatatatgtatataacagGCAAATAATACAGACAGAATTAAAATAGGTGCAGAAGCCTACAGATTCTGGATGGGCAAAACATTTAAACATCTGCTAATAACAGACCTTAGTAAGAAAGTGGGCGAGGGCTGCCGCTTGCTCCCAGAGGAGGAAAATGGCACTGCCATTGTGGAGGGACTTGGTAATAACTTGTAAAGTTGAAATGTGATTACTTTAtcatctagcaattccacttttaagtATATTTCTTAGACCACCTCTTGCACTGTGCCTACAGAGGCATGCATACTCATGCTCATCGCAAAATAAGTcaaaaattttggaaataaatgaaatgttgtACTCATGAGATGAGCACTCTACAGCAATGAAGGGAATGAATTTGAGCTGTATCTTCAGAAACGCAACACTGAGTTTAAAGTCGGGCAGAACAATAAATATAGCgtgatatttatatacatattttaaagacagAAATCAACATTATTATGTGCAAGTAGTGGATACCTCAATTTTTCAAGTATGAGAAGATGGATTGAAACAATTAGTGCCAAATACATAAAACTACATCATTAtcttctgtgttttatttattttatttttcacaacatATAATGTATAGAGTAACCggttatgtgattttttaaaggCTCAGAAGCAAATAtaacaaaatgttaacatttgttcACACTGGATCATTACCCAGGTGTCTGTCATATATTTTCTGAgctttcctgtatttttttatgttttattttccaaaacaagaaaaaagagaacagaTACTCTGATACAGAAAGCTCACCATTCTCTgtgagcaaaggcctggagggGGGGTGTCTCGAGTACAGTATTTCATTTTCTATAGAACATTAAGACAACTGAAGTAAAATgggaaagagaattaaaaatataggCTTCTTTCTTGAGGAGAGAACACACAGgttgatagatgatagagatggATATATAAGTTGAGACATACAGAGTGTCCCTacaaaatgtatatgcactttgaatgattataaagtcagtgtttataaacatacaattcattttcaagatttaaaagaatcttacagaaatgaattttttttttatcatttccgTGTTTTTgaactgatgaccattctggtcaaggcactGCTGATAACGCAAAGCAATGGAGGGGGATCAAGAATCATTTCGTTTGGTATTTATATGCCCTCAATTCATTGACTGTTGACAGTTTTGTGCTGtgaactttatcttttatgtatctccCATAAAAAATAGCCTAGTGGCACTTTacgataaattttctttgttcaaagcttagtctggtttcatccattatttcaaatcagttaaacctgaaaagaagtgaaaattaagtgagctaTCAGCTGTCAAAGTgtttacattttggggacacgctatgtatatgcatacatacagtCATGTGTGTgcgggtggatggatggacagatggatggatagggTGGCAGGCAGAAGAATGGTGCCCAGCCCTTCATCCCCAGATCCTGTCAATGTGTTGCCTTCCATGGCAAAAAGGACTTTGCGGAGTAATTGTGGGTACGGTAAGATGATGAGATTAGTGGGTGAGTCCCATTTACCACCCGAATCTTTCAAAAGAAGAAAGCGGAGGGGGATTGGGTCAGAGAGAGGGCGGGCGCTGGGAAGAACAGGATGTGGTATGGGCAGGAGCATGGCTCCTCAGGACGCTCCCGGTCAGCAAACCAGCTTCACCAGGGATGCCAGGAAagcagcccctcagcccccacccccagacccacTGACTTCCACCCAGCATCACAGGAAACTCCAGAAAACTGCAGGCAACTCTGGTGCCCACTGcgggggggcggtgggagggaGGCCGCTGTCTGGCATACAGGCCCCTGGGAGGTCACCTGACTTCTGTGTGTCTCAGATTCCCCTTGAGAAAAGTGGGGCATCATGGTGCAGTGCCCTGTACAGAACAGCCCTCAGCGATGGCCACTCTGGACGCCTGGTCCTGGCAgtcactcagagcagggccggggcctCAGAAGGCGGTGCCTGCAGCCACGGAGGGCGGAGCCGCTGCAGGACCCAGTCAGGAGTTCGCGTTGCCTCTGGAAGCAGAGCTAGGCTTTGGATCGATTACTGGCAGTCATGGGGTGCAGAGGCTGAGCATGCCTGGAAGGGGAGCTGCTGGGGGCCGGAGGGTCTTAGGGACGTGGGGTCAGAGTCCTattagagagtgggagagggccAGCGACACCGCACCGAGGCACCGGGTGGGAGAAGAGGAGATTGTGCGGAAGGAGACTGAAAgcttcggggggcgggggggtggtctagagagggcaggggctgggtaaAGAGTTGGCTTTCTAACTCATATGCCACGGGCAGCACGAAGGGTTATGAGCAAAGGAGCAAGACAATCAAAGAATGGCATTAAAACCCACACCCCGCCACGTGCTGCCTGTGTATTGTGCGCGGGCACGTGGCAGAGAACAGTCTGGAAGGGCATCTAATGCTGACGCTGCCTGTCCTTGTTCATCTGTATATTCTAATTTTCCTGCAAAAGACCTGCATCGCTTGCATAATTAAAAAAGCAGTAAACGCTGTAATAATTAACACACTTTCTCTTGAGGACTTAACTTGGATGGGTGTAGTTCAGGTCAGTTATTTCAAATAGTCGCTGGGGTCCTGGCCTTGGAAAGGTGCCACTGAAGACTACGCAGGCAGagggctgtggggaccagccGGGTCCTGTCCCCTCGAAAGCCCAGACCCCGGCTCTGGGCAGGAACCCTTTCCCTGGAGCACAGAGGCGCCTTTTGAATCCCAGGGGACGTTTTTCCCGGGGTTTAGCGAGGCCAAGGTCTGTAGTTACCAACAGGACAGGCACCTGCGGAAAGGACAGCGGTGGCCAAACACCTACCTTCTCAGTGCTTTCTGCTTGCGGCTCCCCCGGCACATCTTCGCCCTTCTCCGAGGTGGTCCCCTCGTCCAGCCCGGCTCAGACCGCGGGTCCCCGGATGTCATCCCTGGGGCTGTTGGGCAGGAGAGCTGAAAATACCAGGCACATTGGCATCATTGCTCAAAGCCCTCGGGTGGGGACAGTCCCGGAGGGCTGTGTCTGCACACAGGACACCTATCTGGGGAAGTCAAGGCACGGAAGTGCTGCATAGCCAGACAGTGTAAGCGTTCCTGGGAGGGACCTAGGACTGCCCGGCGGGTCCACAGAGGAAAGCCCGGATGTGTGGTGTTCACTGGAGGCCTGGGGAACGGCACGGCTGGTTCTTCTCCATCCCCCAGTCTCCCTTCCCCGGAACCCCTATGCCCAATACCTCACGTCTCTCAGAGAAGGAAGGCTAACCCAGGCCTTGCAGGCCCCTCTCTCGGGCCCAGCGCCTTCTTTATCACCCGCCAGGCGCAGGATGAAGAAgtgtggcccctccctctggctccgCCGCCCGCTGGGAGAACAGCCTGCCGGGCTCCAGGCCGCTCCTGTCATTGTCCCCACCGTGACATTAGCACTGAGGTCCCCGCACCCTCGTCTGTTGCCCTGTCTGAGACCTCCCGAATGGGACAACACCCCCCATTATGAAATCAAATCCAGAGGCGTGGGATCCCTCCCAACGGGACTGTGGACTGTGGACTAACTGTTCAGTCACCAGGTGGGgactcacccccacacccccttgcCTGGAGTCTATATCTCGCAGTAAGAGATTCTGGCTGATAATCTTAGATGACCCAGAGAGCTCTCTTAGGCAGCGTTCATTTCTCATGTTGCCTCTGTTACCGGGAAGCTCAGAGTTCGATTTATGTCTAGTTAGGAAAACTATCTCACCCAGAGTCTTGGGTACATTAATTCTTCCTTTGAAACATTTTCatgattttcttttgtttggcATTTGGGGCCTTTGTTCTCTCCTGTCCCCGCCCCCAGGTGTGGCAGCCACTTCCCTGGAGGACAGGCGGGGAAGACGTTCTAACAGAGGCAGATGCCACGGGACTGCGTCACCCTTCTTCTCCATCATGGCACATCCTACCTGCTCGGCAGTGCCCTCAGCCCGGGGCCCGGGGGCAAAGCTGTGTTACCTTCCATGGCTGCgtctcccctcctcctgcagggctggtcccagTCCGTCGTACCGACTCTGCCTTGCTCACCGGCCGGACAtctgcagcctgggctggggcaccgctCCCAGGGCAGTGCAGCGCCCAGTACGCGGACGTGGCCTTCTCCTTCTGCTCCGTGGGCAGAGGCAGGCTGCCGCTCAAGCAGCACCAGGTGAGCTGGGGCTCGGCCCGCAACAAGGGGAAGGGGCCCTGGGGCCCGCAGAGGCCCGAGCTCTCAGAGGTCCTGCTCCAGGCCAGCTCAGGGCAGCCCGAGGGCGGGGGGGCCGGGAGGACGGAGCTGGGCTCGAAGGGGCAGCAGGGACGGTGCCCCGCCAGGGGCCCTGGAGGCCCCACCACTTCCCTGCTGAGTGTCCAGGGACCCAGGACACCCCCAGAGGGCCTGCGCCTTGCCCACATGCTGCCCACACAGAGCTGTCCAGCGTCTCGGGTCTCACTCCTCCCGGGGTCACAaggcggggtgggcagggcagaggctgtCTCCCTGGGGGCCCCAACACTCCAGCCCGGAGACTCCCCGGCCGCGGGGGTGCTGGTGTCCAaatctcctttctcttctcctggTACCTCCTTTCTCCTGCCCCACAGCCTGGGCCAGCTGGAGTCCTCCCCGAAGTTGTCGGCTCTACCTGAGGCCAGGCGGGGGGCTGGGcgggtccccagccctggcccagcagAGGAGGCCCGGTCCTGGGGCAGCCCGCTCCTGCAGAGAGGGCCCTGGCTGCGCTCCGGGGCACCAGCCGGCGGCTGCGGGCTCTCTCCCTGCGGTAGCCTGAGCAGGTACTTGGGGGGGAAGGTGGTGTCTGAAGGCTGGGCAGGCTGGGAGGTGGTCCCCCCGGGGGCTCCAGCGGCAGGACCACACATAGGCGCCTCGGGCCCGGGCCCCGCCGGTCGCAGGGCCACCAAGGGCGCAGAGAAAGATGTACCGGAGGCCCCCCTGCCGTCGGCACTCGTGTGCAGCCTGTCCCCAGAGTCACTGTCCTGGTTcaaggagggtggggagctgtCCTGCGCTGGGCCCTCAGGGGCCTGGTCTCTCACTCCCAGAgaccccagctgctctgggcagcTCAGCTGCTCTACCCGCAGCTTCTTCCTCTCCGAGGGCAGCTTGtcccctgcaggctggggctcCCCAGAGCTCCCGCTGGGCCGTGTCGGGACCAGGagggcctgctgcctgggcccctgGATGTTCCCGCCACTTCTGGGGCCTTCTTCCAGCTTGGGGTCTGGCAAAACCAGGCTGGGAGCCTCCAGGTCCCCACCTTTGAGGGGACCAGGGATGGGGGGCAGCTGACACCCCAGCTCCGGCCTCCCATTTGGAGGAAGCACAAGGCTCGTGCTGCCCAGACACCAGGGTTCCTGGATGCTGAGGGCGGAAGGTGACGGGGCCCTGCCCGCCCCCGGCCCTTCACCGCCTCTTGCTCTGGCCACTGGCTCCCTCTGCTTGGGGGGCTTGGTCACCAAGAAGCCTCCTGCGGCTGGTGGActttccccaggccctggcctggcccccacaGAAGTGTCCCCACAAGCAGGGGTCCTCCCATCCTGAGAAGGGGCTGCGCCCTCGCCCCCCACCGCCTCCTCCAGCACAGGCAGGTCCGGCTCTGCGCCCCAGCCCGCgcctgcctccctgggcctcctgccTCGCGGGCGGCCGCTCTTCTGGTAGAGCCTCTGGAACGTCTCGCAGCCGTACACCTGCCACTTCTCCTGGGAGAACGGCCTGGGCCTCCTCGCGGCCGCCTTGCCCTTGCCCGCCGGCCCCTCCCCGGCTGCAGCTCGCTTTCCATCCTGGCCCTCTGCGGGGGCCTCGGCGTCTCCAGTGGCAGGACCCGGCAGGTCCTCCACCGCAGCCTgtctgaccagggcccgggggtGGCTGCCCGGGACCTCCCCGAGTCGGGCGGGGACAGACCTGGGGCTCAGAGGCCCCCGCCTCCCGGGACGGGCGTCCTGGGGGTCCAGCGGCTCCTGCCGCGTCCTGGTGCCCTCGACGAAGGGCAGCGAGTGGCTCCTGGTGACAGGCACGCATTCCACGGTGGTGGAGAGCTGAGTGGGGACAGAGTGGAAGAGGAGGGGCCGCGCCCTGTCAGAGGCCACGCAGGTGGAGCGGGCGGGGCACAGGGCCCCGTGCCTCCTGCGTCCCGGCCCCAGTGCCCGGATCTCGAAGTGGAAGGAGTCCTTGTAGGTATAGGGCACGGGCAGGTCGATGCTGCCCTGCTTGGACAGGACGGTCTTGCGGGGCCGCACGTGGTCCAGCTGGGGATCGTCCACCACGGCCTGGTTGTGGGAGATGAGCCGGGCGATGCGTTCCTCCAGCTGCCGCTTCTCCCGCTCCAGGCTGGGCTCCTGCCCTCCCGGCTCAGCCCTGGCCCCCCCAGGCCGTGGGGCGCCCTCCCTCTCGGACTCCACACTGTGATCCGACAGGCTGTGCGGGGGGCTGCCTGGGGCCGGCGGCTGCTCCGAGCTGTCCGAGCGGGACAGGTAGCCCGAGTCGGTGCTCTCACACTTCCTCAGCCGGCTCTCCGAGGCCCGGGTGTCCTGCCGGGAGCACGCCCTGCCCGCTGTCGGAGACTTCTGCCCCGGTGGCCTGCGCCCCCGCTGAGAGCTGGCCAAGGGGATCCCAACGGGAGCTGCGTGGGTAGTGTCCAGAGGGGCCTCTCTGTCAGCCAGTGTGGACGCTGGACAGAAAAGAGCTTCTGCCTGCAGATCTAGGTTCTTGGCAATTGGGGGCAGATGCATGGGGGGTACCGGGCAGTTCCCGGAACCCTGGACACCTGGAGAAAGGGGTCTCTCTGACCGAGCCCCATCACCCCCACCAATGCTCCCGCTGTCCCCCCTGCCGGCTGCTCCGGGGGTCTCCGCGGCCTTGTCGCCCTCCTCCAGGAGGCTGCCCCCCGCACCGTCGGACCCCACAGACAGCCGGGAGTTGTTGAGGTGGGTCTGGGTGCGCCTGTGCTTGTACAGGTTGCTCTGGGTCTTGAAGGCGATGCCGCAGGTGGCACACGGGAAGGGCCTCTCTCCGGTGTGGGACCGAACGTGCTTCTCCAGCACACTGGGTTTCAGGCAGTCCCGGCCGCAGTGTGGGCACAGGTACTTGCCGGCTTTACGTGCCTTCCCGGGACTGCCCAGCGTGGGCCCCGGTGACAGGACAGGGAGAGTGCCCACGATGTTCACAGTGACCGTTGGGGTCACTGGCTTCCCgacctgggcagggccagggccttcaggctgcagcagagggctGAGGATGAAGGGTACGCTGCCCCCATCCACACCGCCCGTCACCAGGGGGGCACGTGGCTGGAGACCCCCAGGAGGCACTGTGTGGTACAGTGGGATGGGCAGTGCCTTCAGGAACACAGTGGGTGCCAGGCTCTGCTCTGGCGGCAGAATGATGGGGCCCAGAGTCAGGTGTGGTGAGGCCTGCTGACCTGGGGCCCCTGGAGTCCCAGGGGCAAGAGCTGGCTGATCCCTGGCAGGTGAGGCAGGGCAGTTGAGTTCTGGCACCTCC is a window of Myotis daubentonii chromosome 8, mMyoDau2.1, whole genome shotgun sequence DNA encoding:
- the ZNF831 gene encoding zinc finger protein 831, producing MEVPELNCPASPARDQPALAPGTPGAPGQQASPHLTLGPIILPPEQSLAPTVFLKALPIPLYHTVPPGGLQPRAPLVTGGVDGGSVPFILSPLLQPEGPGPAQVGKPVTPTVTVNIVGTLPVLSPGPTLGSPGKARKAGKYLCPHCGRDCLKPSVLEKHVRSHTGERPFPCATCGIAFKTQSNLYKHRRTQTHLNNSRLSVGSDGAGGSLLEEGDKAAETPGAAGRGDSGSIGGGDGARSERPLSPGVQGSGNCPVPPMHLPPIAKNLDLQAEALFCPASTLADREAPLDTTHAAPVGIPLASSQRGRRPPGQKSPTAGRACSRQDTRASESRLRKCESTDSGYLSRSDSSEQPPAPGSPPHSLSDHSVESEREGAPRPGGARAEPGGQEPSLEREKRQLEERIARLISHNQAVVDDPQLDHVRPRKTVLSKQGSIDLPVPYTYKDSFHFEIRALGPGRRRHGALCPARSTCVASDRARPLLFHSVPTQLSTTVECVPVTRSHSLPFVEGTRTRQEPLDPQDARPGRRGPLSPRSVPARLGEVPGSHPRALVRQAAVEDLPGPATGDAEAPAEGQDGKRAAAGEGPAGKGKAAARRPRPFSQEKWQVYGCETFQRLYQKSGRPRGRRPREAGAGWGAEPDLPVLEEAVGGEGAAPSQDGRTPACGDTSVGARPGPGESPPAAGGFLVTKPPKQREPVARARGGEGPGAGRAPSPSALSIQEPWCLGSTSLVLPPNGRPELGCQLPPIPGPLKGGDLEAPSLVLPDPKLEEGPRSGGNIQGPRQQALLVPTRPSGSSGEPQPAGDKLPSERKKLRVEQLSCPEQLGSLGVRDQAPEGPAQDSSPPSLNQDSDSGDRLHTSADGRGASGTSFSAPLVALRPAGPGPEAPMCGPAAGAPGGTTSQPAQPSDTTFPPKYLLRLPQGESPQPPAGAPERSQGPLCRSGLPQDRASSAGPGLGTRPAPRLASGRADNFGEDSSWPRLWGRRKEVPGEEKGDLDTSTPAAGESPGWSVGAPRETASALPTPPCDPGRSETRDAGQLCVGSMWARRRPSGGVLGPWTLSREVVGPPGPLAGHRPCCPFEPSSVLPAPPPSGCPELAWSRTSESSGLCGPQGPFPLLRAEPQLTWCCLSGSLPLPTEQKEKATSAYWALHCPGSGAPAQAADVRPVSKAESVRRTGTSPAGGGETQPWKLSCPTAPGMTSGDPRSEPGWTRGPPRRRAKMCRGSRKQKALRRYRGSFLQGRVRLRASRLRKPLWVLRRDCHPPPLEGLDTRRTLGQASSEMAGLSLQGESSCAAPASPLGCGDREKEETWSPTSGGSSPSTRPRAVRDRDTWTVQDIIPSASECGDRCPQNAAVGSGLALPPDSHMHMGDHSLPSRGKGLDPGMPETQRLPSQEPVLAGPKPRAFSDAQEPLAFESKGSSPRHDAATSVAAIGTSLGTGGGHTTRGAPSAEPQGHGQAAGETQTQSSPDSKALAQGLSPSLWPGKPSPGRRLSGSVPSRSPGKAHPDMPTSGPGSASSQQEEGRPEVRCPPGGQEEVAHPPGCALECGEVLAPGPPAGKDTEETPESGLMALKDGVVPSTPGQPAGAQEASSKTIKKRSLGGMRKQTRVEFSDTSSDDEDRLVIEI